Within Gemmatimonadaceae bacterium, the genomic segment GGAGTCCACATCTGCACCGGCCCATAAGTGTTCTTCAGGTTGCTGGTCGTGGTGCCCGCGCCGAGGTTTACCCAGCGGCCGATGTACGAGCTCCCGACGAACCCCGTGTGTCCCTTGTTCGAGTGCCCGAGCATGATCGTGGACGAGATCTCGCCGCGTACCTTGCACATGTCACCAATGGAGCACGAGCGAATCGCGTCACCCACGACGTGCGAGTCCTCGCCGATGTAGCACGGGCCGACGATTCGCGTGAACGATGCGATGGTCGCACCTCGCCGGATGAGCACGGGTCCTTCCGATGCATCGAGAACCACGAACGGCTCGATGCCGGCACCCGTATCGCAGTAAATGCCGTGCTTGCCGATAACGGTGGCGTTTTCCACTACCGCGCCGGAAAGCGTTCCGCCGATCAGGGGAATGTCCTCAGAGAGCTGATCGGACAGCTGTCCCACGAGATCCCAGACCGCGCGCAGCCACCGTCCTGCGATGGGAGTCGGCTCCGCGTCGCCGGCGACCAGACTCTCCAGCGTCAGCGATCCGTCGTCGAGCCCCGCGATGTCTATGGACTTCCGCAGCCTGACCGCGCAGACCGCGCCGTCACAGCTGAAGGCCGCGCTGATGTCGTCAATCGCCGCGTCGACTGCGACGACGAACCGCGAGTTGGCGATGACCGATCCCGCCGGAATGGTCGTCTCGCCGGACACCGCGGGAGGCGCGTCGAGCTCCTCGAAGCTCGAAAGATGCGGCGCTCCGATGAATCCGTACGCCTTGGTCCGCGCCACGCGCTCCCACCGGAGGCGGATGATTTCCGCGCCGGCGCGCAGCTCGGACACCGGCCGCGTAAGCGCGAACGGCTCGAAGTTGCGCGCAGTGGCATCATCGTAGAGATAGAGTCGCTTCATACGATGTCGCGAAGACGCGCCGGCAGGGAATCAATCAGGTTCTTGAGATCGGCGGATCGGTCCGTCGTCGTCACCAGCGTCAGCCCTCCTCTCGTAACCACGACCAGATCCGATACGCCGTACAGAACGACCGTGCTGCCTTCCGCATGGACGACGTTGCCGGTTGCGTCGAGCGCGTGAACGTCGCCGCTCACGACATTGCCGTTGGAATCTTCCGGCTTTACCCGGCGAAGAGCGCCCCACGTCCCGACATCGTCCCATCCGAAATCTCCGGTCACGACACGGATGCGTCCGCTTCGCTCCAGAACACCGACGTCAACCGAAACCGGCTCGACGGCGTCGAAAAACGCCGGCAGTCCATCGTCGGAATGTCGCGCGAGCGCGTCGGATACCTCGGGCGTCAGCGATCTGACCTCGGAAAGAAAGTCGCCGACGCGCCACGCGAAGATCCCGGTGTTCCACAGATATCCCTCGTGAACCATCCACTCCGCGCGCGCTCTGTCCGGCTTCTCGACGAATCGGGTAACAGATCGCGCGCCGCTCTCGGTCTCCGGGCCGGGCTGGATGTATCCGAACCCGGGGTCAGGGCGGGTAGGTACGACGCCAACGGTAACGAGTGCCTGCTCCATGAGCGCGACACGCTCCGCCGCCAAAAGCGCGTCTCTGAATGCGGCATCGTCGGCGATCGCCCAATCGGCGTGGACGCAGATCATCGTCGCCTCGGACCCGCTGCGGCGCTCTATCTCTCTCGCGGCCCACGTCAATGCGGCTGCAGTCCCCGCTGGCTTCGGCTCGGCGATGATGTTGGCCGGCGGAAGAGAAGGCGCGACCGCGGAGACCGCGCTGGCCAGCGACGCACTCGTCAGAACCAGAGTTCGCTCGGGCGGAACGATGTCCCCGAGCCTGCCAATCGTGTTCGAGAGGAGCGGCTCATCGTTGACCAGAGGAAGAAGCTGCTTCGGACGCGTCAGCGTGCTGAGAGGCCAGAAGCGGGAGCCAACGCCCCCCGCGAGAATTACAGCCCACCTAGTCATTGGATTCACCTGCGGAATCGTCGCTCGCCACACCCGTGAGCTTCGCGATGAGCGCGTACAGCTTCTTCGGGCTGAACGGCTTGGTGAGGAAGTCGGTCGCGCCGCTCTTGCGGGCTTCTCGCTCGTATTCTTCCTCGCCCGCGGCAGTGAGAATGATGCATGGCAGGTCCCTCCAGCGCGGACTCGAGCGAATGCGGTCGAGAACATCGAGGCCGCTCAAGCGGGGCATCATGAGGTCGAGCACCACGAGGTCTATTCTGTCCTCCTGCTCAAGGATGTCCACCGCTTCCTGTCCGTCGAATGCGAGCGTCACCCGGAACGGACCCTGCTCCATCTTGATCTTGATTATTCGCCCGATGTGTGCCTCGTCGTCGGCGACGAGAACGTGGCGCTCTTCCACTCCAGTATCGGTCATGCCGCGCTAGAAAAGACGGGCGATGGATTCGCGATGCCGGCGGACGTCGTAAAGGAGGCTGCCCAGGTCGGCCGACCTCGATGTCAGCACGCAGAGCAGGGCGTCGTCCCCGACAGATGAGACGACGGCGTATCCGTTCTCCTGCTCGATCAGGGCGATGCGCATCTCGCCCCTGCCCGTCGTCGCACCGATCTCGTCTGCGGAAGCAACGATTCCGGGAACTCGCGCTGCCAAACCTTCCGCGTCGAGGCTGGTTGCGCACTGGCTGTCGATCAGCAATCCGTCGCGGCCGAGGACCACGACGGCCTCGATGCCGGGCCGGTTTCGGATGGCGACTGTCAGGTCGCGAATGCTCGGCATCAAGGCTCCGTGGAAAGTATTGCGAATCTGGAGATCCCATGAAATCTAGTCAAGCGTATTCGCTTGAACTGCCACGAGTTACAGGGTATTATCGAAACCGGGGCGACTCTGTCGTCCCACTTCCCTTAATGCAGGTTATGAATCCTCGCAGATTGGCGTTGGCGTTAATCGCCAGCGCATCCGTCCTGTCGGCTTGCGGCGATCCCGCGTCGCTCCGCGCCGCGCTGCCTACGGTCCAGGACGTATATACGGTATTCGCCCTCACCGGCACGCCAGCGGCGTATCCAAGCGGAATCAACACGTACATCAGGTCGGCGATGCGTGTGGACGGAAACGGCAATTTCGATGTCGCCTTCGATCTGGATGCCGCCGGGCGCGTGATCGTGCTGCCGGTACAGAAGGTGGTCAGCTTGCTCTCCGGCACGAGGAAGGTGGGCATCAGAAAAGTCGCCGGAACGTTCGCCGAGGTGACGCTGGCGCCGAGCGGCACATATGCTGACTCCGTCGTCGTCGCCTCTCGGGGCGACATCGTCGTTGTCCAGGCCGTGCGCAACGGCTCCGGCGATGCCTGCCAGTTCAACATCTCACCCTACATCTACACCAAGATGCTGATCGACTCGGTCGCCATGGCAACGCGCACTATCGTCGTGCAGACCGTGCTCGACCCCAATTGCGGCTTCCGCTCGTTCGAATCGGGCGTACCGGCGAAGTAGAAAATGCACGATCTGCGCATGGTCCGGGAGCATATCGAAGTGCTTCGTGACGGCATGCGCCGTCGCGGCAAGCTCGACGCGCTCGCCCCGGTAATCGACCGCGCCCAGCAGGTAGACACTGAGCGCCGCGGCCTGATCCAGGCTGTCGAAGAGAGAAAGGGCGCCCGCAACAGCATCAGCCAGGAAGTCGCCCGCCGCAAGCGAGCCGGTGAGAATGCGGACGAGCTTCTCGCACAATCTCGCACTCTGGGCGAAGAGATCGCGCGTCTCGAGGGTGAGCTTGCGATTCTGGAATCCGAGCTCGAGCGGGCGCTGCTCGAGATTCCGAACATCACCCTTCCGGACGTTCCGGAGGGCGGGGAGGAGAACAACCGGCACGTGCGTTCATGGGGATCTCCGCGGGACACGGCGGGACTCAAGCCCCATTGGGAGTTGGGCGTATCTCTGGGCCTCATAGACTTCGAGCGCGGCGCGAAGATCAGCGGTTCCGGCTTCATTGTTTTCCGCGGGAAGGGCGCGCGCCTCGTCCGCTCGCTGATGAACTTCATGCTCGATCTGCATACCGCCGAGCACGGATACGAGGAGACCTGGGTCCCCATCGTCGTGAACCGCGCGTCCATGACGGGAACGACGCAGCTCCCGAAGTTCGAGGACGACATGTACGCAATCCGGGATGAGGAGCTGTTCCTCATTCCCACAGCGGAGGTGCCGGTCACCAATCTTTACGCCGGTGAGATTCTCGCTGCGGCCGACCTTCCGCGCGCGATGACGGCCTATACGCCGTGCTTCAGGCGGGAAGCTGGCGCGCACGGCAAGGACACGCGCGGCCTCATCCGTGTGCACGAATTCGACAAGGTCGAGCTGGTGCGCTACTCGACGCCCGAGACATCGTCCGACGAGCTCGAGCTTCTGACCGGACAGGCCGAGAAGGTTCTGCAGCTCCTCGGCCTTCCATATCGTGTCGTGCTTCTCTCCGCGGGCGACACCGGTTTTGGAAGCGCCAAGACGTACGATCTCGAGGTGTTCGCGCCGGGCGTGGGCGTCTGGCTGGAGGTGTCGTCCTGCAGTGTCTTCACCGATTTTCAGGCACGGCGCGCCAACATCCGCTACCGTCCCGCGGACGGCGGGAAGCCGAGATTTGTTCACACGCTGAACGGATCAGGAGTGGCTTTCCCGCGGGTGATCGCGGCAATCATCGAGCACTACCAGAATGCGGACGGCACAGTGGACGTTCCGGAAGTGCTGCGACCGTATCTGGGAACCGACCGGCTGAGCTGAGTCGTGCGTCGGCTCGCCCCGGTCACGCTGGTCTCGGTCTGCGTCGCCGCGCTGCTCGTCTGGTACGTCATCTACACACAGGGAGTCGTGCGTGAGTTGAGGCGCGAGGCGTCGCGGGTCGGCCTCATGTACGCGCGCGTGTACGACGGCCTCAACGATCCCGGACCCGATGCTGCCACCACCGCGCTCCTCGGCCTTTCGCGCCACATCCGCGAGTCCGGAGTTCCGCTCATCATCACGGACTCCAAAGGAAATCCGACCGCCGCGGCAAACCTGCCGCGCGAGCTCCCCCTCGACTCGCCGGAGATTCGCGAGTTCGTGTCCGCGCTCGACCGGCAGAACCGCCCGATCGCCGGGGGCGACGCGGGGACGGTTCATTTCGGCAATACGCCGCTCGTGCGCGGGCTTCGGATCATCCCGCTGCTCCAGTCATTGCTGATTGGGATGTTCCTGCTCGCGGGCGCGTATGCCCTGCGCACCCGGGGCCGAGCCGACCGCGAGCAGATCTGGGCGGGAATGGCGCGTGAATCGGCGCACCAGCTGGGCACGCCGATCTCGAGCATGAGCGGATGGATCGAGCTTCTTCGCGAAGCTGGCGGGGATGCGATGACGGAGAGCGCGCTGGCGCACATGGACGGCGATCTCGAGCGTCTCAAGCGCGTCGCCAACCGATTCGAGAGGATCGGCAGGCCCCCGCGGAAGGAGAAGGTGGACATGGGAGATCTGGTCGAGCGTGTCGCGACCTATTTCCGTGCCCGCGTTCCCACTCTCGCGCAGCGGGTGACGGTGCGATCATCCCGTGGCGACGGGCCGCTGGTAGTGAGCGGTGACCCGGTACTTCTCGAATGGGCGATCGAATCCCTCGCCAAGAATGCGATAGACGCGCTTGCCGGCCGCGATGGGCAGGTAGAGATGTCCGCCATGGCGCTGCCGGAAGGCCGCGTGCGGGTCCGGGTGAGCGACAACGGGCCGGGAGTGCCGCAAGAGCTCGGCAACAGGATCTTCGAGCCCGGCTTCAGCACCAAGGAACGTGGATGGGGTATCGGGCTTCCCCTGGCGCGGCGGATCGTGCGTGACAACCACGGCGGCGAGCTCGTGCTCACCCCGTCCGAACGCGGAGCAACATTCGATATTATCTTGAGTTGATGAATGAAACG encodes:
- a CDS encoding roadblock/LC7 domain-containing protein, which encodes MPSIRDLTVAIRNRPGIEAVVVLGRDGLLIDSQCATSLDAEGLAARVPGIVASADEIGATTGRGEMRIALIEQENGYAVVSSVGDDALLCVLTSRSADLGSLLYDVRRHRESIARLF
- a CDS encoding HAMP domain-containing sensor histidine kinase, with product MRRLAPVTLVSVCVAALLVWYVIYTQGVVRELRREASRVGLMYARVYDGLNDPGPDAATTALLGLSRHIRESGVPLIITDSKGNPTAAANLPRELPLDSPEIREFVSALDRQNRPIAGGDAGTVHFGNTPLVRGLRIIPLLQSLLIGMFLLAGAYALRTRGRADREQIWAGMARESAHQLGTPISSMSGWIELLREAGGDAMTESALAHMDGDLERLKRVANRFERIGRPPRKEKVDMGDLVERVATYFRARVPTLAQRVTVRSSRGDGPLVVSGDPVLLEWAIESLAKNAIDALAGRDGQVEMSAMALPEGRVRVRVSDNGPGVPQELGNRIFEPGFSTKERGWGIGLPLARRIVRDNHGGELVLTPSERGATFDIILS
- a CDS encoding sugar phosphate nucleotidyltransferase, whose protein sequence is MTRWAVILAGGVGSRFWPLSTLTRPKQLLPLVNDEPLLSNTIGRLGDIVPPERTLVLTSASLASAVSAVAPSLPPANIIAEPKPAGTAAALTWAAREIERRSGSEATMICVHADWAIADDAAFRDALLAAERVALMEQALVTVGVVPTRPDPGFGYIQPGPETESGARSVTRFVEKPDRARAEWMVHEGYLWNTGIFAWRVGDFLSEVRSLTPEVSDALARHSDDGLPAFFDAVEPVSVDVGVLERSGRIRVVTGDFGWDDVGTWGALRRVKPEDSNGNVVSGDVHALDATGNVVHAEGSTVVLYGVSDLVVVTRGGLTLVTTTDRSADLKNLIDSLPARLRDIV
- a CDS encoding putative sugar nucleotidyl transferase, which encodes MKRLYLYDDATARNFEPFALTRPVSELRAGAEIIRLRWERVARTKAYGFIGAPHLSSFEELDAPPAVSGETTIPAGSVIANSRFVVAVDAAIDDISAAFSCDGAVCAVRLRKSIDIAGLDDGSLTLESLVAGDAEPTPIAGRWLRAVWDLVGQLSDQLSEDIPLIGGTLSGAVVENATVIGKHGIYCDTGAGIEPFVVLDASEGPVLIRRGATIASFTRIVGPCYIGEDSHVVGDAIRSCSIGDMCKVRGEISSTIMLGHSNKGHTGFVGSSYIGRWVNLGAGTTTSNLKNTYGPVQMWTPHGLRDTGLQFLGSLIGDHAKTGIGTMLTTGCVMGAGASIYGAHTSPKHVPPFAWGDTEPYSRFESGKFLEVAERMMARRHVSLGAKARKQLEVAYRVSGDSQ
- a CDS encoding response regulator; its protein translation is MTDTGVEERHVLVADDEAHIGRIIKIKMEQGPFRVTLAFDGQEAVDILEQEDRIDLVVLDLMMPRLSGLDVLDRIRSSPRWRDLPCIILTAAGEEEYEREARKSGATDFLTKPFSPKKLYALIAKLTGVASDDSAGESND
- the serS gene encoding serine--tRNA ligase; translation: MHDLRMVREHIEVLRDGMRRRGKLDALAPVIDRAQQVDTERRGLIQAVEERKGARNSISQEVARRKRAGENADELLAQSRTLGEEIARLEGELAILESELERALLEIPNITLPDVPEGGEENNRHVRSWGSPRDTAGLKPHWELGVSLGLIDFERGAKISGSGFIVFRGKGARLVRSLMNFMLDLHTAEHGYEETWVPIVVNRASMTGTTQLPKFEDDMYAIRDEELFLIPTAEVPVTNLYAGEILAAADLPRAMTAYTPCFRREAGAHGKDTRGLIRVHEFDKVELVRYSTPETSSDELELLTGQAEKVLQLLGLPYRVVLLSAGDTGFGSAKTYDLEVFAPGVGVWLEVSSCSVFTDFQARRANIRYRPADGGKPRFVHTLNGSGVAFPRVIAAIIEHYQNADGTVDVPEVLRPYLGTDRLS